A stretch of DNA from Candidatus Micrarchaeia archaeon:
GTATAAATCTTCCTGCAACTAATTTTGTTCCTGTGATTTTACAAAAATTGGCTGCTGCAATTCCAGAATAAGTTCTTGAAGCAACAACTAAAATATCTTCTGCTTCAAATCTACCAAGTTGTTTTGCAGCTAATCTAATTCTTTCATCTATTTTTTTTAAATCTAAAACATATAATCCGTCTTTTCTTTTTCTATATATATATTTATTCATCCCGCCTGATTTAATTTTAGTTCCGATATGCACACCGGCTTCTAAATATTTATCTTGTTTTACAAGTAAACCAGACTCATTTTTTTGGTCATCAAAATCTTTTTCTTCCATTTGTATTACCTCTTCAGTTAGTTTTCATTACGAAAACCCCGTAAATATTATAATGGGGGAGCCGAGATTTGAACTCGGATCACCAGCATTTCAGAACTATAAACTACTAAAAAAATATTAAATCCTTTATATGCTTTTCTTGTTGTTTTTCTTTTTTTTATTTTTTCTTGTTGTTTTTCTTTTCTTTTTTTTCTTGTTTTTTTATTTTTCTTTTTTGTTTTTTTCAATTTTTTCTTGTTTCTTTTTCTTTCTTGTTTTTTTTCTTTTTTTTCTTTCTTTTAGTTAAGCTTTTCTTTCTTTTTCTTTTTAGTTAAGTTTTTTCTTTTTCTTTCTTTTAGTTAAGCTTTTCTTTCTTTTTCTTTTTAGTTAAGTTTTTTCTTTTTCTTTTTTAAAGAAAAAGAAAAAAGTTACCCCAAGCTGGCAGCATACCAGGTTAACCTACTCCCCCAAATTATAAACGCATTTATAATTTTTTATATTTCTTTGCTGTTTCTAAATCAACATGACTTATAAACATTCTTCTACAGCAGTATCTTTTAATACCTAATTCATCAAGCGCTTCTTTGGGAGTTTTTTTCTCTTTTAATTTTTCAATATATTTTAAATACGAATCTCCAATCGGAGCACCGCATGTAAAACATCTTACAGGAAATTCCATATAATATTACACCTCTATCTATATGATTTTTGTTTTCTTGCTCTTGCACTTCTACCACCAAATTTCTTTGGTTCTCTTCTTCTTGCATCTTCAACTACCATAAATCTGTCTCTAGTCATTAATTTATTTTTTAAATCTTCATCATCAGAATATTCAATTAAACCAATTGCAATAGCATTTCTTATTGCTTGTGCTTGACCTATTGAACCTCCTCCATTGACTAAAACTTTTATATCAACTTCAGAACTAACTTTTGATGCAAGCATTAATGGCTCTTTAATAATTTGCCTCATTTGTAATGAACCATAAACATCTAGATTTGTATTATTAACTCTTACAATTCCTTTTCCTTTTCTAATTGAAACTCTTGCAATACTTTCTTTTCTTTTTCCTCTTGCTACTGAAACCTTTGATTTTATTTTTTTACTTTTTACTTTTGTCTTTTTCTCTACCATAAAAATCACCTATTATATCCAAGAGATTCACATAACTTTTTTATAGTTATGAATTTCCTTAATTCATTAGATTTTAATTTATCATAATTTTTATCTGAAATTTTATCTTTATATTTTTCTGGTATTCCAGATACTACTTTTAATCTTTTATATGCTTCTCTTCCTCTTGAAGAAGAATATGGAAGCATCCCTCTAACTACTCTTCTCACTAATAAATGAGATACTCTAGGCCATTGTGGTCTATGATCTGGATTTTGTTTTGGTTTTACGCTCCTTCTTTTGTGATATTTATCTACTGTGTTTTTACTATTTCCACTTATTACAATTTTTTCAGCATTAAGAATTATTACTTCTTCTTTCATTAATAATTGTTTTGCAGTATGAGAAGCAATTTTTCCTAAAATCATATTTTCTGCGTCAATAACTATCATATAATCACCTTAATAATATTAATTCAGTTTTTAATCCTTCTGGGGGAATTTCTGAAATTAAAATTGTTTTTCCTCCTGCTTTTTCTATTTTTTGTTTTGCACTATCTGAAAAACTCAATGCAACAACATTAACTTTATGATTAATTTCTCCACTTCCCAAAACTTTTGCAGGAATAACTGCGGTTTTTCCCTGATCAACATATTTTGAAATTTTCGAGACATTAACACCTTTTCTATTTCTTCTTGAATTTAAAAGTTTATCTTTAACTTCTTTCCATATTTTTTTATTTTTACTAGCTTTATTAGCTGCAGAAATTGCATCTAGTATTTCTTTACTTTCAGGTCCTTTTTTCATTATTAATCACCTTTTTTAATATAAATGCGGGAGACGCGATTTATTCAATTTTCTCTTTTTGGTTGAGATTTTTCTCTTTTATAAAAGAGAAAAAGGTCATTGAACGCGCGCAGGTACTAAACCACACGGCCCTCAACCGTGCGCGATTGACCGGACTCCGCCACCCCCGCTTGAAACAGGTTTTGACGTACTCCCTTATTTTAATTGTTTTTCAAATTCCTTAGCATCTTCTCTAAGGAGTTCAACTGTTTTTAATAACATATCTTTTGGGGGTATTTGAGAAAATGATTCAATCATAAAATTGAAATTACCCTCCTTATCTTCTTCATATGCAGCAATTCCAGCTTGGAATTTTCCATGTTTTTTTCCTTTATCGATTACTGCTTTACCTTCTAATCTCAAATCTTGTCCTTCTCCCAAAGTAAATAAAAGAATATTTGGTTTTGAAGGTTTTATTGTTTTATCAGATGTTTTCAAATCTTCTGCTTTTACTAATTTTGGCCCTTTTTCATCTAAAGTAAAAATAACTTGTTCATCTCCTTTGTATTTTTTTGGAGTATGTAACGGTATTTGACCAATTCTATGTGCAATAAATTCATCAAACATATACGTTGAATTATCATAGATAGTTACTGAATCAATTGCAAATGTTGGAACTTGTCCTAAAATATATCTTCTTAGAACATTTGCAAATCCAATATATGCACCATTTAATGAAAAATTTAAGATTTTTTCATCTTCTTTTTCAATTTTTATTTTAATTACCATTTTTACACCCTCCTACCTCTTCTTCCGCCAGGTCTTTTGGTTGTATCTGTTGGTAATGGAGTAACATCTTCTATTTTTCCAACTTTTATCCCCATTCTTGCTACTGCTCTTACAATTGCCTGTGCTCCTGCACCTGGTGATTTTGCTCCATGTCCACCAGGAGCACGAATTCTTATATGTAATCCATTAATTCCTCTTGCTTTTATAGTATCAATAATTGAAGTAGCTGCCTGCATTGCAGCATATGGTTTTCCTTTATTTCTATCTTGTTTAATTACTACCCCACCAGAACTTTTTGCAATTGTTTCTGAACCTGTTAAATCTGTTACTGTGATTAAAGTATTATTTTTAGAAGAATATATATTTGCTACTGCCCATTTTATTTTTCCGAATTTTTTTACTTTTGTATCTTCTTGAATTGGTTCTTCAATTTTTTTTTCTTCTACAACTTTTTCTTGTTTTTTTTCTTCAACTTGTTTTTTTTCTTCAACTTCTTTTTTTACCATAAATATCACCTATTCTTCTAAATCTTCTTCTTGAGGTTCTTGAGATTTTATTTCTCTTTCATGTTCAATTACTGAATGTTTTTTAACTTCTTCTTTAACTTCTTTTTGAACTCCTGCATCTATATCTATTGTCTTTGAATAAGAAATTACTCCAGCTTCAAGGATAGATGTCATATAACTTGGTTTAGAAATTTTTCTACCATTCACAGATATAAATCCATGTGTTATTAATTGTCTCGCTTGATTTATTGTCCTTGCTAATCCTCTTTTGAATACTTGTGTTTGCAATCTTCTTTCTAAGAAATCTCTTGTTTTTAAATTTAATAAATCATCTATTGAAGCTTCTCCACCAATAATACCTACTCTTTTTAATTTACTAATTAAATCTTTTGATTCATCAATTCCTTCTTCACCTAATGATTGAAAACGTCGTGCTTCTTTTCTAACTTTTCTTAATTCTTCTCCTGCACGCCATAATTCTTTCATATTTTTTAAACCATATTCTCTAATCAATTGTTTTTCATCTTTTATTCTTGATTTATCCCAAAGGATTCTGGGAGAACTATATCTTTTCTTTAATCTTCTTGGGTCACCCATTTATATCACCTTATTTCTTCTTTCCTTTTCCTGCACCGCCACTATCTTTTTTTGGCTGTTCTTTGGATTGTTTAGCTCCTGCTGCTGGAGCCCCCATCTTAGCTCTTACTGCTCTTCTAATAACTCCGACTGCAATTCCTCCTCTTCCTGAACTTCTTGTACTTTGTCCTCTTACTTTTCCTTTTCTTGTTTGATGTCTTGCACCTTTCCAAGATCTTGAAGTTATCTCTTTTTGTACATCTTCTCTTAAACTTAAAACTAAATCATTACTTATTAAATGAACATGTTTTCCAGTAATTGGATCAGATTGTCTATTATACAAATAATGCGGTAAATTATATTTTTGGGGATTTCTAATAATTTGTTCAATTTGATCTAATTGTTGTTCTGTTAAATCACCAACTTGAGTATTCAAATCTACTTTTAATTCATTTGAAATTATCCCAGATAATACACTAGATAAATTCATTCCAACTCCTTGAACATACATTACTGCTTTTTCAAGTTCTAATGCACCATTAACATCTTTTCCACAAATACGAACAATTCCTTTTAGTTCCTTTCCAGAGCTTCCTGCAATATGTCTATGTTGTGGTTTTACTACTTTTTCAGCAGGTGCTTTTTTTGTTTCTGTTTTTTTAGCCATTTTATCACCATATTTTTTAAAACGCCGAAGGAGGGATTTATTCATTCCCCTTTCTTTTTAGGGTGAAGACCTTTTTCTTTTTTAAAGAAAAAGGGATTCAATTGAACCCCCAAGGTCAAAGACCACACGATTACTGTAATTCTGTTCTTTTCTTTGGTTAAGCTTTCTTTTCTTTTTCAAAAGAAAAGAAAGGTTACTCAAGTCGTGCGCGTTACCAGGTTCCGCCACCTCGGCATATTACATATTATTTTTATTTAATATTTTAAAGCAAGTATAAATTAGCATTTCCATTTGCTATGTTCACACATATGCGCAACCCAGGAAAATTGAGTTGCGCTCCGTATTTCAGGAGCTTTAGTATATTAAATTAATATTTTATTTATATAATTCTATTTATAAACGTTTGCTAAATTTTTGATTTAAAAAAAATCAAAAAAAATATTTGTAATTTTATATATTAAAACGAAACCTTTTTAAACACAAAGAATAATATATTTACACTATATTTATATGTGGGAGGTTGTGAAAAATGAATAAAGTATATACTATCTTATTATTAGTATGTTTAGTGACAGCAATAAATGCATTATGCATTGAAAATGATGGATTTATGAATATCTTTTATCAAGGTATTACACTCGGCCATTTAAATGGCGAATTAGGAATGCATACTGACTATTGCTCTGGAAATAACTTAAATGAGTATATTTGTTTTGGTTATAATGCAGAAGAAATTCAAATTGATTGTGAAAGACTTGGAATGTATTGTTCAGAAGGAAAATGTGTATTTGAAGAACCTCCCATTTATCAATGCACAGATTCTGATAATGGAATAGAACCTTTCACATATGGAACAGTATTGGCAATAAATAATGAATTCAAAGGAATGGCACAAGATTTTTGTGTTGATGATAAAATATTACATGAAACTTATTGCAATGGAATTTATAATACTGCAAAAGTAATTGATTGTTCTGATTATGATATGTCTTGTGTAGAAGGCATTTGTATTGAATTAGAAAATATAGAAGAAAATATTTGTACAGATTCAGATGAAGGAATGGATCCATTAAATTATGGGATTATGCAATTAAGCTGGGAAGAATACGATTTTCCAGATCATTGTATTAATGATAATACTTTATTAGAATATTATTGTTTAAATAATGAAGAAGGATCAACTGAAATAATTAATTGTAATGACTATGGAATGATTTGTGTAGATAATGAATGCAAAGAAGAAATTCATGAAGAAAATAATCCTCCTGAATTAATTTATACAGTTATTCAACCAATTCCACCAACACCTGAAGAAGAACCAAAAAATAATCTTGGTTGTTATGTTTTAGTAAATGATACAGATGATGAATTAATTACTGTTAATATTAAATGGTATAGAAATAATACTTACTTACCTGAATTTGATGAAACAAGAGAATGTTTAATTGGAGAAAACTGTCAAGACCATATTGGTGTTGAATTTCCTTCTGGAGAATGTGATAAATGGGAATGTGAAGCAGTTGCTTTTGATGGACAAGATTATTCTGAATTAATTAAATCAGATTTCTGGGGAAATTGGGATGAAACTTGTGAACAAATCCCACATGACTGTATTAGTGAATGTACTTCATTAGAGGAACCAGGATATTATGAATTATGTGAAAATATTGAAGTAGAAAATGTTGAAGAATTAATTAAAACAAGATGCATTAATATTAATGCAGATGACATTCATTTAAATTGCAAAGACTATTCAATTACAAAAATAGGAGAACAAGACTATCATGCAATTTATGCTTTTGATCAAAATAATATTACAATTGAAAATTGTAATTTAGAAAACTGGGAATACGGATTAATGGCATTCACAACAACTGATTCAAAATTCTTAAACAATGAAATTGAAGAAAATACATATGGACTAACCGTTTATGGATATTCTCAAAACAATTTATTTGATTCAAATAATATATTAAATAATAATTTTGGGTTAATGATTCATAAAAATACTTCATATAATAATTATACTAATAATATAATATGTAATAATGAAGAATATGATATTAACGTTGGTACTGAACTTGTTGAGGAGTTAGAAAATTATTTTGATGATAATACTTGTACTAATGTTAATACTTTCATGTATGGACAAGAATATTATTGTGATGACTATTGTGAAACAGGCAATGATGCACCAACAATAGAATTAGAAATTCCAGAAGAGAATGAATTATTTTGTATTAATGATTTATATGAAGAAGAAACAGCAAAAATAATTTTAGGAGTTGAAGATGCTTTCGCAATAGATAAATATTATTTAAGATTAGATGACGTTGGTGTTGGCGAAAGAAAAGATATCAGCCACCCAGCAATTTTATCTTTAGTAGATAAAGACACAGAAATGGTTGTAGAACAAACACAAATCTATCCTGAAAACTTCGGGTATTTAGGTCCAGACGATGAAATAAAAGTCTATGTATATCAAACAGCACCAGGAATTACTATCACTTCTAAATGGGCAGAATTATCTGTTTATCCAAAAAATATGATTTATTATGAATGGAATGGAAATGATATAGATGGAGATGAATTAGAATACACATTACACGTAAATAATATTAATGGAGAAAGAATAAGAGAAACAAATAACGAATTTTATAATTTAAATGTAGATGCATTTGGAAATTATGACTGGTGGGTAATCGCAAACGATGGAATTGATTCAACAGAATCAGAACATTGGAATTTTAAAGTCTCAAAAAATCCACAAGTAATTTCTGTTGACCCTATTAATAATTCAGAAATTAATATTGGAGATTTAATTCATTTTGAATTTGAAAATGTAAATGAATATCACTATGATTGGGAAGATTACGTAGGAGAAGGAGCAATAAAAGACGCTTGGATAAATGAAATCAATGTTAATGTTCCAGCATTATCTCCTGGTGAACATTGGTTAACAATAATATTAAGAAATCAAGACACATGTGAAAAAGTTTTAAGATATAAATATACTATTACAGGTTGTTTAACTGATGACGACTGTAATTCGTATGATGCAAATTATTGTTTAGAAGATTCAATAATGCATGATGAAGGTGTTTGTGTTGATTATGAATGCTCTACTGAAACAACTGAAACACAAAATTGTAATTTATTAGATGAAGATTTTTGTATGTTTGATAATATAGCACACAAAGATTATACTTGTGAATTTACTTCATTTACTGAATGTGTATTACAAGAAATAACAACTATTGAAAATTGTAATGATGGATTATATTGTAATGGACAAGAAACATGTTTAGATGCAGAATGTATTGCAGGTGAAACTGTTGATTGTACTGAAAATAATTTAGAATCAATTGAAACATGTTTAAATGATCCAGATAATGTAGATTATACATGGGATTATTTTGCAGGTTTTGTTTCTGAATGTAATGAAGATACAGATTCATGTACTATTGGTCATTTGGATTTAACACATGAATGTTCAGTTGATGACTGTTCAGCAGAATGTGATGCAGAACACAATTGTGATGATACAATTTGTACTGATTTAAGTGGTTGTGTAGGAAATGATTATTATGAATATTCAGATG
This window harbors:
- a CDS encoding DNA-directed RNA polymerase subunit N produces the protein MEFPVRCFTCGAPIGDSYLKYIEKLKEKKTPKEALDELGIKRYCCRRMFISHVDLETAKKYKKL
- the rplM gene encoding 50S ribosomal protein L13, whose product is MIVIDAENMILGKIASHTAKQLLMKEEVIILNAEKIVISGNSKNTVDKYHKRRSVKPKQNPDHRPQWPRVSHLLVRRVVRGMLPYSSSRGREAYKRLKVVSGIPEKYKDKISDKNYDKLKSNELRKFITIKKLCESLGYNR
- a CDS encoding DNA-directed RNA polymerase subunit D (catalyzes the transcription of DNA into RNA using the four ribonucleoside triphosphates as substrates), giving the protein MVIKIKIEKEDEKILNFSLNGAYIGFANVLRRYILGQVPTFAIDSVTIYDNSTYMFDEFIAHRIGQIPLHTPKKYKGDEQVIFTLDEKGPKLVKAEDLKTSDKTIKPSKPNILLFTLGEGQDLRLEGKAVIDKGKKHGKFQAGIAAYEEDKEGNFNFMIESFSQIPPKDMLLKTVELLREDAKEFEKQLK
- a CDS encoding right-handed parallel beta-helix repeat-containing protein, producing MNKVYTILLLVCLVTAINALCIENDGFMNIFYQGITLGHLNGELGMHTDYCSGNNLNEYICFGYNAEEIQIDCERLGMYCSEGKCVFEEPPIYQCTDSDNGIEPFTYGTVLAINNEFKGMAQDFCVDDKILHETYCNGIYNTAKVIDCSDYDMSCVEGICIELENIEENICTDSDEGMDPLNYGIMQLSWEEYDFPDHCINDNTLLEYYCLNNEEGSTEIINCNDYGMICVDNECKEEIHEENNPPELIYTVIQPIPPTPEEEPKNNLGCYVLVNDTDDELITVNIKWYRNNTYLPEFDETRECLIGENCQDHIGVEFPSGECDKWECEAVAFDGQDYSELIKSDFWGNWDETCEQIPHDCISECTSLEEPGYYELCENIEVENVEELIKTRCININADDIHLNCKDYSITKIGEQDYHAIYAFDQNNITIENCNLENWEYGLMAFTTTDSKFLNNEIEENTYGLTVYGYSQNNLFDSNNILNNNFGLMIHKNTSYNNYTNNIICNNEEYDINVGTELVEELENYFDDNTCTNVNTFMYGQEYYCDDYCETGNDAPTIELEIPEENELFCINDLYEEETAKIILGVEDAFAIDKYYLRLDDVGVGERKDISHPAILSLVDKDTEMVVEQTQIYPENFGYLGPDDEIKVYVYQTAPGITITSKWAELSVYPKNMIYYEWNGNDIDGDELEYTLHVNNINGERIRETNNEFYNLNVDAFGNYDWWVIANDGIDSTESEHWNFKVSKNPQVISVDPINNSEINIGDLIHFEFENVNEYHYDWEDYVGEGAIKDAWINEINVNVPALSPGEHWLTIILRNQDTCEKVLRYKYTITGCLTDDDCNSYDANYCLEDSIMHDEGVCVDYECSTETTETQNCNLLDEDFCMFDNIAHKDYTCEFTSFTECVLQEITTIENCNDGLYCNGQETCLDAECIAGETVDCTENNLESIETCLNDPDNVDYTWDYFAGFVSECNEDTDSCTIGHLDLTHECSVDDCSAECDAEHNCDDTICTDLSGCVGNDYYEYSDVSNTCKDDCTCTDNECGHPEIFENDDRCNTPPTVELISPENELGICGNPIEFIWFGEDKESTELEYEIHIEGPNKIIQITNEQTFTAELEQGIYTWYVIVNDGRLGFESEHWTFEVFDSPYLELISPPEYSLVNYGDLIFFNVDNYDYNDFAWDNPDLTREDSRINRRDFDIMVPDYLSPGEHNLTIRLDNGICVVKETYVFIIGDCLTNEDCTSYDANYCLEDSIMHDEGVCVDYECSIETTETQNCNLLDEDFCMFDNIMHKDYTCEFTSFTECILQEITTIENCNDGLY
- a CDS encoding 30S ribosomal protein S9 → MVEKKTKVKSKKIKSKVSVARGKRKESIARVSIRKGKGIVRVNNTNLDVYGSLQMRQIIKEPLMLASKVSSEVDIKVLVNGGGSIGQAQAIRNAIAIGLIEYSDDEDLKNKLMTRDRFMVVEDARRREPKKFGGRSARARKQKSYR
- a CDS encoding 50S ribosomal protein L18e, translating into MKKGPESKEILDAISAANKASKNKKIWKEVKDKLLNSRRNRKGVNVSKISKYVDQGKTAVIPAKVLGSGEINHKVNVVALSFSDSAKQKIEKAGGKTILISEIPPEGLKTELILLR
- the rpsM gene encoding 30S ribosomal protein S13, producing MAKKTETKKAPAEKVVKPQHRHIAGSSGKELKGIVRICGKDVNGALELEKAVMYVQGVGMNLSSVLSGIISNELKVDLNTQVGDLTEQQLDQIEQIIRNPQKYNLPHYLYNRQSDPITGKHVHLISNDLVLSLREDVQKEITSRSWKGARHQTRKGKVRGQSTRSSGRGGIAVGVIRRAVRAKMGAPAAGAKQSKEQPKKDSGGAGKGKKK
- a CDS encoding 30S ribosomal protein S11, which produces MVKKEVEEKKQVEEKKQEKVVEEKKIEEPIQEDTKVKKFGKIKWAVANIYSSKNNTLITVTDLTGSETIAKSSGGVVIKQDRNKGKPYAAMQAATSIIDTIKARGINGLHIRIRAPGGHGAKSPGAGAQAIVRAVARMGIKVGKIEDVTPLPTDTTKRPGGRRGRRV
- a CDS encoding 30S ribosomal protein S4 gives rise to the protein MGDPRRLKKRYSSPRILWDKSRIKDEKQLIREYGLKNMKELWRAGEELRKVRKEARRFQSLGEEGIDESKDLISKLKRVGIIGGEASIDDLLNLKTRDFLERRLQTQVFKRGLARTINQARQLITHGFISVNGRKISKPSYMTSILEAGVISYSKTIDIDAGVQKEVKEEVKKHSVIEHEREIKSQEPQEEDLEE